Proteins co-encoded in one Micropterus dolomieu isolate WLL.071019.BEF.003 ecotype Adirondacks linkage group LG19, ASM2129224v1, whole genome shotgun sequence genomic window:
- the LOC123958387 gene encoding G protein-regulated inducer of neurite outgrowth 3 has translation MGSLKDEIRGLREDHKPCEKTESEDGECPGGSDGRAGPEGPQIKTSQVSTTHGDYQPTLHMNASYAKERDKNPISKDQVLSEGLCDNSDQSDSIGVKDSELTDTIPLTEQPEGDNTTATQNNITISNKFLSDGDGDGGIQGGTSKDKNMCHEREKGAEIENILVPEPPTPVPSDPRTPAPFGQNHMHTQVSLEVVQCRSAATSPMTPPEAGHSFFFPSSFGRSGAMGTDTKDAELQVGQQVEFCSVATSPMTPKTPSTTAFPELIGRETAQEGIVKKSEGQQGSFTTTKSPAESESEITGALKFTTSKELSEGFSSNASRESSASCTAAGLRDSQVTLEDSNQQCKQQRMGSMDQDITILVTHHGNNGEEEEELAESSFYPTEPEMVKIDEYEELGENNCEVKREDGKVNISTELVAPDHMQDTLNANPPQHKTEESSVSACNEVTTDMKCEKSDFKENKGACEELRDLSVTKPPVPESPAPFGCHNIRTQVSLEVVQCQSAATSPMTPPEGDHAFYFPSSVGRCGAVGAETKDAELQVGQQVEFRSVATAPMTPRTPTTTTFPEIRKEVSIEEKIVEEEEDKKEQVVEDKKEVVQEEEKETEENMVEAAEEDALNCKEKGEEPVQEVSWDEKGMTWEVYGAVVEVTVLGSAIQKHLEKQVKKRQPSMPPPPPLNPSAMPLSTESTRGGSGKGRVGKSGERDGEVSRRRRNPFRLLMENMQQPHCCSKAHTSE, from the coding sequence ATGGGAAGTCTTAAGGATGAGATTAGAGGTCTCAGAGAAGACCACAAGCCCTGTGAGAAGACGGAGAGTGAAGATGGAGAGTGTCCAGGCGGCTCAGATGGCAGAGCCGGGCCTGAGGGACCTCAGATAAAAACGAGTCAAGTGTCTACAACTCATGGGGACTATCAGCCAACACTTCACATGAATGCCAGCTACgccaaagagagagacaagaatCCAATATCCAAAGATCAAGTGCTTTCAGAAGGGCTTTGTGACAACAGTGACCAATCAGACTCTATAGGAGTTAAAGACTCTGAGCTGACTGACACCATCCCCCTGACAGAACAGCCTGAAGGTGATAACACAACAGCTACACAGAACAACATCACAATCTCTAATAAGTTCCTGAGTGATGGAGATGGCGATGGTGGAATTCAGGGGGGAACGTCTAAGGATAAAAATATGTGtcatgaaagagaaaaaggggCAGAAATTGAGAATATCTTGGTGCCTGAACCACCAACTCCAGTCCCCTCCGATCCACGTACCCCAGCTCCTTTTGGCCAgaaccacatgcacacacaggtcAGCCTGGAGGTAGTCCAGTGTCGCTCTGCAGCCACCAGCCCCATGACACCTCCCGAGGCAGGCcattctttcttctttcccaGCTCTTTCGGGAGATCCGGAGCTATGGGTACTGACACCAAAGACGCTGAGCTGCAGGTGGGTCAGCAGGTGGAGTTCTGCTCTGTTGCCACATCCCCCATGACCCCAAAGACGCCATCGACCACTGCTTTCCCAGAGCTTATCGGGAGAGAGACGGCGCAGGAGGGGATAGTGAAAAAGAGTGAAGGACAACAAGGGAGTTTCACCACGACAAAAAGTCCAGCAGAGTCTGAGTCAGAGATAACTGGAGCTTTGAAATTTACCACATCAAAGGAGCTGAGTGAAGGCTTCAGCTCCAATGCATCTCGAGAGAGCTCCGCCAGCTGCACTGCTGCTGGGTTAAGAGATTCACAAGTAACTCTGGAGGATAGTAATCAGCAGTGTAAGCAGCAGAGGATGGGAAGTATGGATCAAGACATTACAATCCTGGTGACTCACCATGGCAACAatggggaggaagaggaagagctgGCCGAGTCATCTTTTTATCCCACAGAGCCGGAGATGGTCAAAATAGATGAATATGAGGAACTAGGAGAAAACAACTGTGAGGTAAAGAGAGAGGATGGAAAGGTAAATATCTCCACAGAATTGGTTGCTCCTGATCATATGCAGGACACCTTAAACGCAAACCCCccacaacacaaaacagaagaatCCTCTGTTTCTGCCTGCAACGAAGTAACAACagacatgaaatgtgaaaagtcagatttcaaagaaaacaaaggtgCATGTGAAGAGTTGAGAGACCTTTCTGTGACAAAGCCTCCTGTCCCTGAATCTCCAGCTCCCTTCGGCTGCCACAACATCCGCACACAGGTGAGCCTGGAGGTGGTGCAGTGTCAGTCTGCGGCTACCAGCCCCATGACCCCTCCTGAGGGGGACCATGCCTTCTACTTCCCCAGCTCTGTCGGGAGGTGCGGAGCTGTTGGTGCAGAGACTAAAGATGCTGAGCTGCAGGTGGGTCAGCAGGTGGAGTTTCGCTCTGTCGCAACAGCACCCATGACCCCGAGGAcgcccaccaccaccacttttCCTGAGATCAGGAAGGAGGTCAGCATAGAGGAGAAGAtagtggaggaagaagaggataAAAAGGAGCAGGTGGTGGAGGACAAAAAGGAAGTAGTtcaagaggaggagaaagaaactGAAGAGAATATGGTGGAAGCAGCCGAAGAGGATGCACTAAATTGTAAGGAGAAAGGTGAGGAGCCGGTGCAGGAGGTGAGCTGGGATGAAAAGGGGATGACGTGGGAGGTGTATGGGGCTGTGGTGGAAGTGACTGTGCTGGGCTCAGCCATCCAGAAACACCTGGAGAAACAGGTGAAGAAGAGGCAGCCCTCTATGCCTCCCCCTCCTccgctcaacccctcagccatGCCCCTCTCTACAGAGTCCACTCGAGGGGGTTCCGGTAAGGGCAGGGTGGGGAAGAGTGGCGAGCGAGATGGGGAGGTGAGCCGCCGCAGAAGAAATCCCTTCCGTCTGCTGATGGAGAACATGCAGCAGCCGCATTGTTGCTCCAAAGCTCATACCTCTGAGTga
- the sncb gene encoding beta-synuclein isoform X2, whose translation MHSWSLTSHTNSSAKMDVFMKGLSRAKEGMAVAAEKTKEGVAVAAEKTKEGVMFVGNKAKDSVGTVAERTTGAVGNIVAATGLGKKDEFPTDMNPEEYGQEAMEGQGEAMLEPEGETYDETQQESQDYEPEA comes from the exons ATGCATTCGTGGTCACTCACAAGTCACACTAA CAGCTCGGCCAAGATGGATGTGTTTATGAAGGGTTTGTCTAGAGCGAAAGAGGGGATGGCTGTGGCCGCAGAGAAGACCAAGGAAGGAGTTGCTGTTGCGGCTGAAAAGACTAAAGAAGGGGTTATGTTTGTAG GTAACAAGGCCAAAGACAGCGTGGGCACAG tggCTGAGAGGACCACTGGAGCAGTTGGGAACATTGTTGCTGCCACCGGCCTGGGGAAAAAGGACGAGTTCCCTACTGACATGAAT cctgAGGAGTATGGGCAGGAGGCCATGGAGGGCCAGGGAGAGGCAATGCTGGAGCCAGAAGGGGAGACATATGATGAGACCCAGCAG GAGAGCCAGGACTACGAGCCAGAAGCATAA
- the sncb gene encoding beta-synuclein isoform X3 produces the protein MDVFMKGLSRAKEGMAVAAEKTKEGVAVAAEKTKEGVMFVGNKAKDSVGTVAERTTGAVGNIVAATGLGKKDEFPTDMNPEEYGQEAMEGQGEAMLEPEGETYDETQQESQDYEPEA, from the exons ATGGATGTGTTTATGAAGGGTTTGTCTAGAGCGAAAGAGGGGATGGCTGTGGCCGCAGAGAAGACCAAGGAAGGAGTTGCTGTTGCGGCTGAAAAGACTAAAGAAGGGGTTATGTTTGTAG GTAACAAGGCCAAAGACAGCGTGGGCACAG tggCTGAGAGGACCACTGGAGCAGTTGGGAACATTGTTGCTGCCACCGGCCTGGGGAAAAAGGACGAGTTCCCTACTGACATGAAT cctgAGGAGTATGGGCAGGAGGCCATGGAGGGCCAGGGAGAGGCAATGCTGGAGCCAGAAGGGGAGACATATGATGAGACCCAGCAG GAGAGCCAGGACTACGAGCCAGAAGCATAA
- the sncb gene encoding beta-synuclein isoform X1 produces MHLYTVTAVMVTDSRYGPSLHSSSAKMDVFMKGLSRAKEGMAVAAEKTKEGVAVAAEKTKEGVMFVGNKAKDSVGTVAERTTGAVGNIVAATGLGKKDEFPTDMNPEEYGQEAMEGQGEAMLEPEGETYDETQQESQDYEPEA; encoded by the exons ATGCACCTGTACACAGTGACAGCAGTGATGGTGACTGACAGCAGGTATGGTCCATCTCTCCACAGCAGCTCGGCCAAGATGGATGTGTTTATGAAGGGTTTGTCTAGAGCGAAAGAGGGGATGGCTGTGGCCGCAGAGAAGACCAAGGAAGGAGTTGCTGTTGCGGCTGAAAAGACTAAAGAAGGGGTTATGTTTGTAG GTAACAAGGCCAAAGACAGCGTGGGCACAG tggCTGAGAGGACCACTGGAGCAGTTGGGAACATTGTTGCTGCCACCGGCCTGGGGAAAAAGGACGAGTTCCCTACTGACATGAAT cctgAGGAGTATGGGCAGGAGGCCATGGAGGGCCAGGGAGAGGCAATGCTGGAGCCAGAAGGGGAGACATATGATGAGACCCAGCAG GAGAGCCAGGACTACGAGCCAGAAGCATAA